One Deltaproteobacteria bacterium genomic region harbors:
- a CDS encoding GntR family transcriptional regulator, translating into MSPITTKNNWSLRKEIFDYLVALIEKGELKPGSLINVRRLTEELNVSRTPLREALAQMEVQGLVTIMPQRGVLINVLTYDDLLDLFEIIGALESQALMHVFDRIDDAKIDEMERCNRNMLEAVEKGKNRQFHETNSQFHKVFLDLCANTELTSYVGNLKLRLFGFAMKSYRDRFKRAIVEEHGIFLNLLREGGGKAASEYLKDVHWKFNYPDNFIRPDAVNDGVR; encoded by the coding sequence ATGTCACCGATTACAACCAAAAACAATTGGAGCCTGCGTAAGGAGATTTTCGACTATCTGGTCGCTCTGATCGAGAAGGGCGAACTGAAACCCGGTTCGCTTATCAACGTGCGACGACTGACGGAGGAGCTGAACGTCAGCCGGACGCCGCTGCGCGAGGCCCTGGCTCAGATGGAGGTTCAAGGGCTGGTTACGATTATGCCCCAGAGGGGTGTCCTGATCAATGTCCTGACCTACGATGACCTGCTGGATCTTTTCGAGATAATCGGAGCCTTGGAGTCCCAAGCCCTCATGCACGTATTCGATCGGATCGACGATGCAAAGATCGATGAAATGGAGCGTTGCAACCGCAACATGCTCGAGGCCGTCGAGAAGGGCAAAAACCGCCAGTTTCACGAGACCAACAGTCAATTCCACAAGGTGTTTCTGGACCTTTGCGCCAATACGGAACTGACATCCTATGTGGGCAACCTGAAGCTACGGTTGTTCGGATTTGCCATGAAAAGCTACCGGGACCGGTTTAAACGCGCCATCGTGGAAGAACACGGTATCTTTTTAAATCTGTTGCGGGAGGGCGGAGGTAAGGCAGCATCCGAGTATCTCAAGGATGTTCATTGGAAATTCAACTATCCGGATAACT
- a CDS encoding methylated-DNA--[protein]-cysteine S-methyltransferase: MRYDLIDTPLGELLVAGDEDGIRRINFQQGNQPFPIGADWKRDRRFMGEAAAQLKAYFAGSLKRFDLRLAPQGSDFQRRVWRALQGIPYGVLVAYQDIADEIGNSKACRAVGAANGKNPIPIVIPCHRVVGSNGKLTGFAGGLHLKEYLIELESAAYAGGRARR; the protein is encoded by the coding sequence ATGCGTTACGACCTGATCGACACGCCGTTGGGCGAACTTTTGGTTGCCGGGGACGAGGACGGCATCCGGCGCATCAATTTCCAGCAGGGGAATCAGCCGTTTCCCATCGGTGCCGATTGGAAACGGGACCGCCGGTTCATGGGGGAGGCGGCCGCTCAGCTGAAGGCCTATTTTGCGGGCAGCCTGAAACGCTTCGACCTGCGGCTCGCCCCGCAGGGTAGCGATTTTCAGCGGAGGGTCTGGCGGGCCCTGCAGGGCATCCCTTACGGGGTCCTGGTTGCATATCAGGATATCGCCGATGAAATCGGCAATTCGAAAGCCTGCCGGGCCGTCGGTGCCGCCAATGGCAAAAATCCGATTCCGATCGTCATTCCATGCCACAGGGTCGTCGGCAGCAACGGGAAGCTGACCGGCTTCGCCGGCGGTCTGCACCTCAAGGAATATTTGATCGAGCTCGAGTCGGCAGCCTATGCCGGGGGACGGGCCCGCCGATAG